The stretch of DNA CGAACGCCGCGTACCATGCGGCAACGTTCCGGACGATTCCGTTGACGCGGGAGAACAGCGGCGGGTGCGGATCAGTCAACAACCGCGCGCGCCGCGCCTTCCCGCAACTTGGCCTGCCACGCCTGCGCATAAGCTAGGAAGAACCGCTGGTCGCCGGTCAGCCCGCCGATCGCCTGGCCCTTGCCGTGTTCCGCCTGATACTTCCGATAGGCGGAATACGCCGTTTCGACGCCGCCGAAATCACCAATATTCTCGCCAAGTGTCAACGCGCCCTTCACGTGGACGCCGGGGATCGGCTCATACGCGTCATACCGCTTCGACAGTGCTACGGCGCGCTGCGTAAAGGTGGTGCGTGATTCCGGCGTCCACCAATGCTCGAACTTGCCGGACGCGCTGAACTGGCTACCCTGATCGTCAAATCCGTGACCCACTTCGCGGCCGATGATCGCCTCGATCGCGCCGTAGTTGACCGGCGCATCCGCCTTCGGGTCGAAATAGGGCGGCTGCAGGATCGCGGCCGGGAAGGTAATCTGGTTGTTAGGCGGATTGTAATAGGCGTTCACGGTCTGCGGCGTCATGCCCCACAGGGGTGCGATTGACCGGCTTGCCGAGGCGCGAGAGGTACAGCTGGTGCTGGAACTCGCCCGACCGTATCCCGTTGCCGAGCGGATCGGCGCTATGGTCGCTTGCCTATAACTCGGCACCGGCCCCCGCGTTTGGCTGCCCGCCTTGCAGAAGGGCTTCCGCCAGCCGGATGTACTGAAGCAACTAAGACGCCGCGGCTCTCGCGTTCGCCTCGTGGACCAAGGCGAATGGCAAGGTCATGTTCGGCCTCGTGCGCAGGCGCACTGCCGAGGTTGCTCGCTACCGCGAGGACGTGGCAAACCTCGCGCGCCTCACCTTCAACGCCGTCACCTGACCGGACCACCGTGAAGAAGCTGCTCACCGCTGCGCTATGCGCGGCTTCGATAATGCTCGCCAGCTGCGCGACGATGCCGACCCCGTCGAACGCGCAGGCCGCGCAGATCGAATCCGCGATTGATCGGGCTCAGGCCGCGTATGATCGAATCGGTGCGGCTGCCCAGATCGTGCTGCCGTTCCTGTCGCCAGATCACGCAGCGCGGATCCATCTCGCGATGTCGCTGGCGGAACGCGGCCTGCTGGCAGCGCGCTATGCCGCGACGGCTGACGAGCAACTTGACGCGCTGAAGCAGGCAGAAGCTGCGGCCGTGTAGTCCGCCATGCGCCTCTGATCCAGCGCCCAAGTGTATGTCGTGACGTCCGCGTCGTCGCGAAACGTGATTGGGAGTTTGACGGCGCTTGAGTGTCGCTCGGGGCTGGGCCGGCATGACTTTCAGTAAACTAAGTTCCCAAGCGCCTACCGCGCAATAGCCACCTTCTTTCGGCTGTAAGTCAATTTTGCGTTAAGTCGGGATCCTGTAATAATTCCCGGCCGCTCGATGAGCAGGTACGTAAAAGCAGTTAGTATCGTCACCGCGACAGCAAATAGCGGCATTGCGATTACAGGCTTCGTTTCCGGTCTCAGGAGGGTAAACCCCAAATAGAGAAGGGATCCGTGCAGAAGGTAGGTTCCGTACGAGCATTCGCCCAAAACAATTGATGATGTCGAACCGAAGATGCCAAATATCGAGTTTCCACAAACCACCGCGAGAAAAAAGAAGCCAAATGCTGGCATGGCGAAGCTATAAGGATTTCTGAATATCATCACCGACGCGAGCAACCACGCACATGCCAATGCGGCGGCGGGACGGGACCGCATCAACCGTACAACTACTGCGTGCGACTTCAGTTCGTAAGCAAGCATCCCCAAGGCAAAAAGTGGGATGTAGGTAAAAAGCGATATGTCTGTGATCCGTCCGATGATGCCGCCGACGCAGAGCGCTACCGGCACAAGCCACGTCCGGTTACCGACGAACAAGCGGGCAAAAGCGCAGACCGGCAGGACGACGAAGTAAAATATCCACTCGTAGTAGATGGACCACAAAACGGAAGCATTGACCATCTTACTTTGCCTAAATCCGAAAATATCAAGCGTCTGCTTTCCGCTGATCCAGCTCACGACCTCAAGCGGATATCGTACGGTTGGCCGAAGATTGGTTGTCGTAGCTATCACCGCCGATACGATCAGAATGGAGAGGAGGAGTAGTGGAACAATCCGAAAAATACGCTTCATATAAAGCTGAGACCAAGAGACATTACGAAATCCCGCAAGCACTCTTGGATAAAACACCAGTCCGGTTATCATAAAGAAGAGGGCCACGCTTCCCTGTCCCAATTGGTTGAAGAACGGAACTTGCGGCTCATTCCAACTTCCATTCGCCTTTGCCGACATCCAGACGACAAAGTGATGGCACATGACAGACACTCCAAGAAAACCGCGGAGGCTATCGATATGTCCAATCCTTCGACCTTCAGGCAGAGGGAAGCCAATTCCCGCTATTACCCGCCCGCATAAGTTAGCGGCAATTAACGCGAGGCCCACTGCGACCACTATCTCAATCGTATAGGCCATCATCAATTCCCCCCGCTGGCTTCCCTGCCGGCCCCTAGCTGTACTGGCCCCGCAAGCGAGAACAATAGCGAAGGCCGCATACGGCAAGACCGGCACGCAACACTTGGAGGTCCCCGTTCTTTGGGATAATTCGATACTCGGCGCGAAGGCAAATCGCCGCAACCGGCTGGTGTAGGGTCTCGCTAGATAGCCAGCCGCAACCGACAGTGCCTGCACGTTTTCATGCCCGGGTGAGAATAGCTCGTCGTGAAATGGTGGCCTGTGATCAGGATGCACTTGAGGCGTTTAAAAATGCGCATGAGCGAACTCCGCTGAAGGTGTCAGAGAGACTGGGTTTACGCGCGACTGGGATACCGACGTGGTAGTGGCGTTACCCGACCGGTCTGGCGAGTGAAAACCTTCGCATATGCACAAATTAATGCCTGCCTTTGACCAACAACAGTCACGTAACCCTCCGTTGTCGCGGGAAAGGATGACGCATGGTTGCAACAGCCACGACCGACTATATCAGGAAGGCGATGCGGGCGACCGCTGCACTTGCCCCGCCCTCCCTAAGGGGGGCAACATCACCCAATCAATCAGTGCGATGAAATCGGTATAGTGCTCTAATGACGCTGTAGACGTGCTCGGCGCTTCCGCCGACGGGACCTTCAGCGGCGAATGAACCTGAACGCTCGTGCAACAGGGCCGGTCCGGGACAGGCGTTCGTCGAGCAGTTCGAGCACGCCACGGCCGAGGAAGACGTTAGGTAAGAGCGTGGCGCAGGCGAAGTACACGATTCCGGCGAGCGATGAAGAACCCGTCAAGCGAATAACTACCGGCAGTGCGGTCTGCGCACGCAAGAACTCTGCTGCGATCATTGCTATCGTACCGATCAACGCGGCGGACGCAATGCCGGGCAGGAAAGCCTTTAACATATCGAGCCAGGTCAGGCCGACATGGCGGATGACGGAGTTGTTGAGCAGGATAAAGACGATCGCGATCGATGTTAGGGTGGAGACCGCCACGCCATTGATGCCCCAGATTAATCCAATGGCAGCGCCGCCGATGACGCATACCGCGTATAAAACCTGCGAAAATGCATTCTGGTAGGCCAGCCCCAGACCATTGCCAGCGCTGCCTGCTACCTTGTAGCACGTGCGCGCGAAGATCCCTCCCGCGAGAATTGCGAATGGGGTGGTGGCGTCCAGCCATCGGCTGCCTAAAAGCGTTTCGACAATCTCCCTCGCCTGAGCGACGCAAACGACGGATATCGGCAGTGTAATCGACGCGGTAAGCTGCATGCATTTTATATATGCCCGGCGAAACCGCGCATGGTCGTGAGCGACCCGCGCGAACGCGGGAAACAGGACGGTATTCAACATGCTCGCCAACAGCGAGTTGGACAGATTCATCAATACGTAGGACCGCTCGTACCGCCCGAGTTCGGTTGGTCCCAGCAGCTTGCCCACGACGAAATAATCGCCTCGCTGTGCAAAGAAGTTCGCGAACCGCTGCAATCCGAAGCCAGTGCCTAGCTTCATCAGATCCTTGTATTCCAAGCGTCCGAAATGCAGCGACATATCGTGCGGCTGCGCTCGCATTAGGATAATGCTCTGGAGGAGTGCGCCCACTACTTGTGGAATGATGAGCGCCCAATAACCGCCCCCAGCGAATGCGATTGGAATCCCGACCACCACCTGCGCCCCCACATAGGCTATTATGTTACTTTTAGCGATCGGCTTGAAGATATGAGCACGCTCTAGTAATTTACTCGATATCGTGCTGGCCGCCATGATTGGCGGTATGACTGAGCTTACGTAAAGTACCCCCTCAAGGTCCGGAAGAGAAAAGAACGCCGCTATGGTAGAACTTGCTACGATCACCATCATCATTGTCACAACGCCAACTGCCAAGGACGAGGTGAAGGCTGTTCTGATATGATTGGTAGTAAGATCTTTCATATGGACAATGGACTGGGACATGCCGGTCGTCGCGATCATTCTAGCAAATTCGACAAAGATGTTCGAAATCGCCACCACGCCGAAATCGTCTGGTGCCAGAAGCCGCGCCATGACGCCAACGACTGCGATCCTTAGAAGGGCTGTGGCAAGCGTGCTCGAGGCAAGTTGTGCAAAACCGCGAACCGTTTGGTGTGAAATCGAGGAGTTCGGGACAGCGGAAGTTTTGTCAGTCATATCCCGCCTAAGTTAAAGATTGTGGAGAGAGCACTTGCCGAACGCTACGGGCAATGTACACCGGGATGATGCACTGCAGCAAGGAAAGGTTCGCCGGCGAGGTAACACATTCACCGGACGAATGCCCTCGGAAGCATTGCCACCATTCAGACGATCATGACGATAGGGATTTTGATGAGCAAACCTCTGAAAATCGGAGTGTTCGGATTTTACAGCTACCGGAACCTGGGCGACAACCTGATGGCGTATCTCATATCGAGGCACTTGCAGGAACGCGGCCATCTGCCCGTCGTCTTCTCGAAGAATGCGGCGGACATGGCCGAATGGGGCATTCCCGTCTTCGGTGACGTTCGCGAGTTCATGGCGAACTGCGACATCGTTTTCCTGGGCGGAGGAGGCTTGCTAATCCCTCGTCCGCGACTGTCGGGCATTGGCCAGGATTTTAACGAAGACCTGAAGGCAATGCTCGAGGTTTCGACTGAGAACGATATTCCCCTCTATGGTTTTTCCTTGGGCGGCGCCGGCGTTCCCCTCACTCAGATCGTCCCCTCGCAGCGACGCGATCTGATTTCCCAGATGAAATACGTGACGCTTCGCAACAGGGAAGACCTGCAACTTCTCGAGCAGGCGAATATCCAGGGTGAGTTCCTGGACGATATCGTCTGGAGCGTCGCCAACAAGATTCCCGCTCGAACCAAGCCGAAGGGCAAAGAAAGGTACCGAATCGGCATAAATCTCTATCTTGGAGACTCGCCCAAGTTCTATCCTACGAAGTTCCTGATATCAGCGGCTACCAAGATCAGGAGAGATATCAATTTTATATTTTTTGATATCCACCCGAATGCCGATGGTGCTTTCAATGCCTTTTACATTGAGGGTCCGAACTGTCAGAAAAAGTTCGCCCTGGATATTCAAGAATCGTGTGATGATGTCGCATCTCTGGATCTGTTAATCACCACGCGGCTTCACCTCGGGGTTATGGCAATGAGCTACGGCGTTCCGAGCGTGGCCTACGCAGCAGTTACGAAGACGAAGCTGCTTTACAACCGAATCGGTCGCCAAAAGTTCTTTTGGAAAAGCTATGAATTCTACAAGTTTTCACTACTGTTTCTGTTTCCTTCCGGCTTCAAGACGGATGGGAAGGAAATTCTGCCCCAGCAGGTAAACGACAACGCTCTTCTTCACTACGATGCCATAGACAGGATTCTCGCCGCGCAAGCTTAGCTGCGCCATGTACGAACTGTTCTCATCAGTCTACCATAAAGGCGCCCGGCTTGCGTATCATCCTGACTAACACCTTGTTTCCGCCCATAATCAAGGGCGGCGCCGAGGTATCGACGTTCAACCTTGGCAAGGCTCTGGTCGAGCGGGGGCATGAGGTGCATGTCATTACCGTCGTGCCGGACAGGGAAAGTGTGAACCATGAGCACGGCATGGTGGTGCACCGCATCAAGCCTCGCTTCGTAGACTATCCCTTCGATAAACCCGATCGCAGCAGCTTGCGTAAGCTGGGCTATCACGCGATCGAGAATTATAATCCGCTTATGCGCGCGCGGCTGCGGCCGATCATGGAAGCAGTGCAGCCGCAGATCGTCCATACTAACATCATGCAGCTGCTCACCTGTGGCGTGTGGAGCGCGGCCAAGGACGCCGGCGCCAAGGTGGTCCACAACTTGCGTGACTACTGGCTGTTGTGCGCGCGGTCGGGCTATTTTCGCGGCGACGATCCCTGTTCGCGCAAATGCCTTGATTGTGCGCTGGTCACACGTCCACGCCGCGGTCGGACCGCCGATGTTGATGGCGTCGTCGCGGTGGGCCAGTACGTGCTCGACACGCATCTGGCTGCGGGTCTGTTTCCCAATGCCAAGGTCGCTCGTGCGATCCTGAGCGCCACGGCGCCGGTGGAGTCGATCAAGGGCGGGGTACCTGACCGCTCTGGTGTGACGATCGGCTACATCGGCCGGATCAAGGAAGCTAAGGGGCTGCGCGTGCTGCTGCAAGCCATGGCCAAGGTACCCGCCGACGTGCCCGTACGCTTGCTCGTGGCCGGCGACGGCGAAGCCGCCTACATGGACGAGATGCACGACTTGGGCGACGCTCGCACGACGTTCCTAGGTTGGTGCAA from Sphingomonas faeni encodes:
- a CDS encoding acyltransferase family protein: MAYTIEIVVAVGLALIAANLCGRVIAGIGFPLPEGRRIGHIDSLRGFLGVSVMCHHFVVWMSAKANGSWNEPQVPFFNQLGQGSVALFFMITGLVFYPRVLAGFRNVSWSQLYMKRIFRIVPLLLLSILIVSAVIATTTNLRPTVRYPLEVVSWISGKQTLDIFGFRQSKMVNASVLWSIYYEWIFYFVVLPVCAFARLFVGNRTWLVPVALCVGGIIGRITDISLFTYIPLFALGMLAYELKSHAVVVRLMRSRPAAALACAWLLASVMIFRNPYSFAMPAFGFFFLAVVCGNSIFGIFGSTSSIVLGECSYGTYLLHGSLLYLGFTLLRPETKPVIAMPLFAVAVTILTAFTYLLIERPGIITGSRLNAKLTYSRKKVAIAR
- a CDS encoding lipopolysaccharide biosynthesis protein — translated: MTDKTSAVPNSSISHQTVRGFAQLASSTLATALLRIAVVGVMARLLAPDDFGVVAISNIFVEFARMIATTGMSQSIVHMKDLTTNHIRTAFTSSLAVGVVTMMMVIVASSTIAAFFSLPDLEGVLYVSSVIPPIMAASTISSKLLERAHIFKPIAKSNIIAYVGAQVVVGIPIAFAGGGYWALIIPQVVGALLQSIILMRAQPHDMSLHFGRLEYKDLMKLGTGFGLQRFANFFAQRGDYFVVGKLLGPTELGRYERSYVLMNLSNSLLASMLNTVLFPAFARVAHDHARFRRAYIKCMQLTASITLPISVVCVAQAREIVETLLGSRWLDATTPFAILAGGIFARTCYKVAGSAGNGLGLAYQNAFSQVLYAVCVIGGAAIGLIWGINGVAVSTLTSIAIVFILLNNSVIRHVGLTWLDMLKAFLPGIASAALIGTIAMIAAEFLRAQTALPVVIRLTGSSSLAGIVYFACATLLPNVFLGRGVLELLDERLSRTGPVARAFRFIRR
- a CDS encoding polysaccharide pyruvyl transferase family protein; the protein is MSKPLKIGVFGFYSYRNLGDNLMAYLISRHLQERGHLPVVFSKNAADMAEWGIPVFGDVREFMANCDIVFLGGGGLLIPRPRLSGIGQDFNEDLKAMLEVSTENDIPLYGFSLGGAGVPLTQIVPSQRRDLISQMKYVTLRNREDLQLLEQANIQGEFLDDIVWSVANKIPARTKPKGKERYRIGINLYLGDSPKFYPTKFLISAATKIRRDINFIFFDIHPNADGAFNAFYIEGPNCQKKFALDIQESCDDVASLDLLITTRLHLGVMAMSYGVPSVAYAAVTKTKLLYNRIGRQKFFWKSYEFYKFSLLFLFPSGFKTDGKEILPQQVNDNALLHYDAIDRILAAQA
- a CDS encoding glycosyltransferase family 4 protein codes for the protein MRIILTNTLFPPIIKGGAEVSTFNLGKALVERGHEVHVITVVPDRESVNHEHGMVVHRIKPRFVDYPFDKPDRSSLRKLGYHAIENYNPLMRARLRPIMEAVQPQIVHTNIMQLLTCGVWSAAKDAGAKVVHNLRDYWLLCARSGYFRGDDPCSRKCLDCALVTRPRRGRTADVDGVVAVGQYVLDTHLAAGLFPNAKVARAILSATAPVESIKGGVPDRSGVTIGYIGRIKEAKGLRVLLQAMAKVPADVPVRLLVAGDGEAAYMDEMHDLGDARTTFLGWCKSEDLYRKVDLVVVPSLYPEPLPRSILEAYRYGLPVIAARSGGIPEVVDPGRSGWLYEGRDVDELARLITALPSPMGLDTLDNTARDAIVSRTDPDYVVDAYESVYRDVLATA